From the Acidovorax carolinensis genome, one window contains:
- a CDS encoding LysR family transcriptional regulator has protein sequence METKWLEDFVSLAETRSFSRSAQLRHVTQPAFSRRIQALEAWAGADLVDRSSYPTRLTPAGKTLYDQALEMLQAMQNTRAMLRAHTSASRDMIEFAVPHTLAFTFFPAWVSSLHEKFGPFKSRLIALNVHDAVMRLVEGGCDLMIAYHHASQPFQLDTDRYEMVNLGQEVLSPYSKPDADGQPLFRLPGRAGQPLPYLGYAPGAYLGRMTELILKESGAAIHLERVYETDMAEGLKAMALEGHGVAFLPHSAVKKDVRARKLVSAEPADQSGMQIVMDVRAYREKPSAKETPKGTAQALWTYLQGLGSNQGLMRI, from the coding sequence ATGGAAACCAAGTGGCTTGAGGATTTTGTCAGCCTGGCAGAGACGCGCAGCTTCAGCCGCTCCGCCCAGCTGCGGCACGTGACGCAACCGGCCTTTTCGCGCCGCATTCAGGCGCTGGAGGCGTGGGCCGGAGCCGATCTGGTTGATCGCAGTTCCTACCCCACGCGCCTGACACCGGCGGGCAAGACGCTGTATGACCAGGCGCTGGAGATGCTGCAGGCCATGCAGAACACGCGCGCCATGCTGCGCGCGCACACCAGCGCCAGCCGCGACATGATCGAGTTTGCGGTGCCGCACACACTGGCGTTCACGTTTTTCCCGGCATGGGTGTCGAGCCTGCACGAGAAATTCGGTCCCTTCAAAAGCCGCCTCATTGCACTCAACGTGCACGATGCGGTGATGCGTCTGGTGGAGGGGGGCTGCGACCTGATGATCGCCTACCACCACGCGTCGCAGCCCTTTCAGCTGGACACCGACCGCTACGAGATGGTCAACCTGGGGCAGGAGGTTTTGTCGCCCTACAGCAAGCCCGATGCCGACGGGCAACCGCTGTTTCGCCTGCCCGGCCGCGCGGGCCAGCCGTTGCCCTATCTGGGTTACGCGCCCGGGGCCTATCTGGGACGCATGACCGAACTGATTCTCAAAGAGTCGGGCGCCGCGATTCACCTGGAGCGGGTGTATGAAACCGACATGGCCGAAGGCCTCAAGGCCATGGCATTGGAGGGCCATGGTGTGGCGTTCCTCCCGCACAGTGCCGTCAAGAAGGATGTGCGCGCGCGCAAGCTCGTGAGCGCGGAACCAGCAGACCAGTCAGGCATGCAGATCGTGATGGATGTGCGCGCCTACCGCGAAAAGCCCAGCGCAAAAGAAACCCCAAAAGGCACGGCCCAAGCGTTGTGGACATATTTGCAGGGATTGGGGTCGAACCAAGGGTTGATGCGGATATAG
- a CDS encoding amino acid ABC transporter substrate-binding protein: MKVRHWGWAWGLAALCGASLASAQTVLEKVAAGGSLVIAHRESSVPFSYMDSKSGKPVGYAIDLCLRLADVVRKKTGMKDMAVEMVQVTAANRLAVVEQRQADLECGSTTNNAERRQKVAFTVPHFITGARLLVKASSSIDRLEDLAGKKLVSTKGTTPLKAAEQANRSHLMGITIVEAADHARGVEMVEKGEADAFLMDDVLLYGLAAGRPNPAALKVVGRFVTTEPLAIVLPKNDTEFKKLVDDEMRRLVTSREIYPIYDKWFNKPIPPNNTVLNLPVSYLLRDFWKYPSDQVPF; this comes from the coding sequence ATGAAGGTTCGGCATTGGGGTTGGGCGTGGGGCTTGGCGGCGTTGTGCGGTGCGTCGCTCGCGTCGGCGCAAACCGTGCTGGAGAAGGTTGCTGCGGGGGGCTCCCTGGTGATCGCCCACCGCGAATCCTCGGTGCCGTTCTCCTATATGGACAGCAAGTCGGGAAAACCGGTGGGCTACGCCATCGATCTGTGCCTGCGCCTGGCGGACGTGGTGCGCAAGAAGACCGGCATGAAAGACATGGCGGTCGAGATGGTGCAGGTGACGGCGGCCAACCGCCTGGCGGTGGTCGAGCAGCGCCAGGCTGACCTGGAGTGCGGCTCCACCACCAACAACGCCGAGCGGCGGCAGAAGGTGGCGTTCACTGTTCCCCACTTCATCACGGGAGCGCGCCTGCTGGTCAAGGCCTCCAGCAGCATTGACCGTCTGGAAGACCTTGCAGGCAAGAAACTGGTTTCCACCAAGGGCACCACGCCATTGAAGGCCGCTGAACAGGCCAACCGATCGCATCTGATGGGCATCACCATCGTGGAGGCGGCCGACCATGCGCGGGGTGTAGAAATGGTGGAGAAAGGGGAGGCCGATGCCTTCCTGATGGACGACGTGCTGCTGTATGGCCTGGCCGCCGGCCGCCCCAATCCGGCGGCGCTCAAGGTCGTGGGCCGCTTTGTCACCACCGAGCCACTTGCCATCGTGCTGCCCAAAAATGACACCGAATTCAAAAAGCTGGTCGATGACGAGATGCGCCGCCTGGTCACCAGCCGCGAGATTTACCCGATCTATGACAAGTGGTTCAACAAGCCCATACCCCCCAACAACACCGTGCTGAACCTGCCGGTCAGCTACCTGTTGCGCGACTTCTGGAAATACCCGTCCGATCAGGTGCCGTTCTGA
- a CDS encoding amino acid ABC transporter substrate-binding protein, translating to MKKHIFAMAVVALAAGSAFAQANDTLAKIKSSGSITLGVRESSGLSYTLGNGKYVGFHTEMAERIISDLRKQLGLTALETKYQPVTSQNRIPLVTNGTVDLECGSTTNNATRQKDVAFAVTTYVEEVRIAVKANSGIQAIKDLNGKSVATTTGTTSVQTLRKNERAGGIDFKEVYGKDHADSFLLLETGRADAFVMDGSILAANISKSKNPADFKIVGEVLSVEPIACMLRKDDPAFKKAVDDSIKRQIADGSLAKLYDKWFLQPVPPTNTKIGLPLSDATKAAWANPNDKPMEDYAKK from the coding sequence ATGAAGAAGCACATTTTCGCGATGGCCGTGGTCGCACTGGCTGCCGGTAGCGCTTTCGCGCAGGCGAACGACACCCTGGCCAAGATCAAGTCGTCGGGCAGCATCACGCTGGGTGTGCGCGAATCGTCGGGCCTGTCATACACACTGGGCAACGGCAAATATGTGGGCTTTCATACCGAGATGGCCGAGCGCATCATCTCCGACCTGCGCAAGCAGCTGGGTCTGACCGCGCTGGAAACCAAGTACCAGCCAGTTACCTCGCAAAACCGCATTCCGCTGGTGACCAATGGCACGGTGGACTTGGAGTGCGGCTCCACCACCAACAACGCCACGCGCCAGAAGGATGTGGCCTTTGCGGTAACCACCTACGTGGAAGAAGTGCGCATCGCCGTCAAGGCCAATTCGGGCATCCAGGCGATCAAGGACCTGAACGGCAAGAGCGTAGCCACCACCACTGGAACCACATCCGTGCAGACCCTGCGCAAGAATGAGCGCGCCGGTGGCATTGACTTCAAGGAGGTCTATGGCAAGGACCACGCCGACAGTTTTCTGCTGCTGGAAACCGGCCGTGCCGATGCCTTTGTGATGGACGGCTCCATCCTGGCCGCCAACATCTCCAAGTCCAAGAACCCGGCCGATTTCAAGATCGTGGGTGAAGTGCTGTCGGTCGAGCCGATTGCCTGCATGCTGCGCAAGGACGACCCGGCCTTCAAGAAGGCCGTGGACGACAGCATCAAGCGCCAGATCGCCGACGGTTCGCTGGCCAAGCTGTACGACAAGTGGTTCCTGCAGCCCGTGCCGCCGACCAACACCAAGATCGGCCTACCCCTGTCCGACGCCACCAAGGCGGCCTGGGCCAACCCCAACGACAAGCCCATGGAAGACTACGCCAAGAAGTAA
- a CDS encoding amino acid ABC transporter permease, translating into MSWDWQVFCQDTMDKEVVQGCFGKGGDITYLDWMLSAWGWTVSVSLSALVLALVLGSVIGTLRTLQGRPMVVRLGNAWVELFRNIPLLVQIFLWYHVVPTMFPAMQAVPGFVLVVLALGFFTSARIAEQVRSGIQALPRGQRYAGLAMGFTTFQTYRYVLLPMAFRIIIPPLTSETMNIFKNSSVAFAVSVAELTMFAMQAQEETSRGIEVYLAVTACYIVSAFAINRIMAFIEKRARVPGLIVAGGSGGH; encoded by the coding sequence ATGAGTTGGGATTGGCAGGTGTTCTGCCAGGACACCATGGACAAAGAGGTGGTGCAGGGCTGCTTTGGCAAGGGTGGCGACATCACCTATCTGGACTGGATGCTCTCGGCCTGGGGCTGGACCGTGTCGGTTTCGCTGTCGGCGCTGGTGCTGGCGCTGGTGCTGGGCTCGGTCATTGGCACGCTGCGCACGCTGCAGGGCCGCCCCATGGTGGTGCGGCTGGGCAATGCCTGGGTGGAGCTGTTTCGCAACATTCCGCTGCTGGTGCAGATTTTCCTGTGGTACCACGTCGTGCCCACCATGTTCCCGGCCATGCAGGCCGTGCCGGGCTTTGTGCTGGTGGTGCTGGCGCTGGGTTTCTTTACGTCGGCGCGGATCGCCGAACAGGTGCGCTCGGGGATCCAGGCACTGCCGCGCGGTCAGCGCTACGCAGGCCTGGCCATGGGCTTCACCACGTTTCAGACCTACCGCTATGTGCTGCTGCCCATGGCATTTCGCATCATCATTCCGCCGCTGACCAGCGAGACGATGAACATCTTCAAGAATTCGTCCGTGGCGTTTGCCGTGTCGGTGGCCGAGCTGACCATGTTTGCCATGCAGGCGCAGGAAGAAACCTCCCGCGGCATCGAGGTCTACCTCGCCGTCACGGCGTGCTACATCGTCTCGGCATTTGCCATCAACCGCATCATGGCCTTCATCGAGAAGCGCGCGCGCGTTCCGGGCCTGATCGTGGCCGGCGGATCGGGAGGGCACTGA
- a CDS encoding amino acid ABC transporter permease, which translates to MNLSLDFSFYNWDLISNFVLKGLYFSLMLTVVATIGGVIFGTVLALMRLSGKKWLVVPATIYVNGMRSIPLVMVILWFFLLVPAIIGRPIGAEVSAVITFIAFEAAYFSEIMRAGIQSVPRGQVYAGQALGMTYGQNMKLVVLPQAFRNMLPVLLTQTIILFQDTSLVYAIGAYDMLKGFEVAGKNFGRPIEAYLAAAVLYFVMCYALSWMVKRLHQKIAIIR; encoded by the coding sequence ATGAACCTCAGTCTTGATTTTTCCTTCTACAACTGGGACCTGATCTCCAACTTCGTGCTCAAGGGGCTGTACTTCAGCCTCATGCTCACGGTGGTGGCCACCATTGGCGGCGTGATATTCGGCACGGTATTGGCGCTCATGCGCCTGTCGGGCAAGAAGTGGCTGGTTGTGCCCGCCACCATCTACGTCAACGGCATGCGCAGCATTCCGCTGGTCATGGTGATTCTGTGGTTCTTCCTGTTGGTGCCCGCCATCATCGGCCGGCCCATCGGTGCCGAGGTGTCCGCGGTGATCACCTTCATTGCCTTTGAAGCCGCCTATTTCAGTGAAATCATGCGTGCCGGCATCCAGTCGGTGCCGCGGGGGCAGGTGTATGCCGGCCAGGCGCTGGGCATGACCTACGGCCAGAACATGAAACTGGTGGTGCTGCCGCAGGCGTTTCGCAACATGCTGCCGGTGCTGCTGACGCAGACCATCATCCTGTTCCAGGACACCTCGCTGGTCTATGCCATTGGCGCCTACGACATGCTCAAGGGCTTTGAAGTGGCCGGCAAGAACTTTGGCCGGCCCATCGAGGCCTATCTGGCGGCAGCCGTGCTGTATTTCGTGATGTGCTACGCCTTGTCCTGGATGGTCAAGCGCCTGCACCAGAAGATCGCAATTATTCGATGA
- a CDS encoding amino acid ABC transporter ATP-binding protein translates to MIELKNVSKWYGPVQVLTDCSTTIQKGEVVVVCGPSGSGKSTLIKTINALEPFQKGEIYVDGVAVHDPKTDLPKLRSRVGMVFQHFELFPHLSVTDNLTIAQIKVLGRSADDAKKRGLKMLERVGLMAHKDKFPGQLSGGQQQRVAIARALSMDPIVMLFDEPTSALDPEMVGEVLDVMVGLANEGMTMMCVTHEMGFARKVSNRVIFMDVGGKILEDCSKDSFFGNPEARQPRTKDFLNKILQH, encoded by the coding sequence ATGATCGAACTCAAAAACGTATCCAAATGGTATGGCCCCGTGCAGGTGCTGACCGATTGCTCCACCACCATCCAGAAAGGCGAGGTGGTGGTGGTGTGCGGTCCCTCGGGATCCGGCAAGTCCACGCTCATCAAGACCATCAATGCGCTGGAGCCCTTCCAGAAGGGCGAGATCTATGTGGATGGCGTTGCCGTGCACGACCCCAAGACCGATCTGCCCAAACTGCGCAGCCGCGTGGGCATGGTGTTCCAGCACTTCGAACTGTTCCCCCATCTGTCGGTGACGGACAACCTCACCATCGCGCAGATCAAGGTGCTGGGCCGCAGCGCGGACGACGCCAAGAAGCGCGGTCTCAAGATGCTGGAGCGCGTGGGCCTGATGGCGCACAAGGACAAGTTCCCGGGCCAGCTCTCGGGCGGCCAGCAGCAGCGCGTGGCCATTGCGCGCGCGTTGTCGATGGACCCCATCGTGATGCTGTTCGACGAGCCCACTTCGGCGCTCGACCCTGAAATGGTCGGCGAAGTGCTGGATGTGATGGTGGGCCTGGCCAACGAAGGCATGACCATGATGTGCGTGACCCACGAGATGGGTTTTGCCCGCAAGGTCAGCAACCGCGTGATCTTCATGGACGTGGGCGGCAAGATCCTGGAAGACTGTTCCAAGGACTCCTTCTTCGGTAACCCCGAGGCCCGCCAGCCACGCACCAAGGACTTCCTCAACAAGATCCTGCAGCACTGA
- a CDS encoding DUF7706 family protein, giving the protein MKQPVVITAELTPENAQALARFVKNISHEAIRACSRDDAETFLVRDALDSLREALDLAGFDPV; this is encoded by the coding sequence ATGAAACAACCCGTGGTCATCACCGCCGAGCTGACGCCCGAAAATGCCCAGGCCCTGGCCCGCTTCGTCAAAAACATCAGCCACGAGGCCATCCGGGCATGTTCCCGCGACGATGCGGAAACCTTCCTCGTGCGCGACGCCCTCGATTCGCTGCGCGAAGCACTGGATCTGGCCGGCTTCGACCCCGTGTAA
- the pyrC gene encoding dihydroorotase, with protein MTAAPDTLTITRPDDWHLHVRDGEPLHTVVPHTAAQFGRAIIMPNLRPPVTTAEQALAYKQRILAAVPAGVQFEPLMTLYLTDNLPPEEIAAARAAGVVAAKLYPAGATTNSDAGVTDLRKTYPTLEAMQKAGMLLLVHGEVTSSDIDLFDREAVFIEQQLMPLRRDFPELKIVFEHITTQDAADYVREADRFTAATITAHHLLYNRNAIFTGGIRPHYYCLPVLKRETHRVALVQAATSGNAKFFLGTDSAPHPAHLKEHATGCAGCYTAHAAIEMYAEAFDNAGALDKLEGFASFHGPDFYNLSRNTGTITLRRESWTPPDSFAFGEAELKPLRAGEALPWRLV; from the coding sequence ATGACTGCCGCCCCAGACACCCTCACCATCACCCGCCCCGACGACTGGCACCTGCACGTTCGCGACGGCGAGCCCTTGCACACCGTCGTGCCGCACACCGCCGCCCAGTTCGGCCGCGCGATCATCATGCCCAACCTGCGCCCGCCTGTGACCACGGCCGAGCAGGCGCTGGCGTACAAGCAGCGCATCCTGGCCGCCGTGCCCGCCGGTGTGCAGTTCGAGCCGTTGATGACGCTGTACCTTACCGACAACCTGCCGCCCGAAGAAATCGCCGCTGCCCGGGCGGCCGGCGTGGTCGCCGCCAAGCTTTACCCGGCTGGTGCCACCACCAACAGCGATGCGGGCGTGACCGATCTGCGCAAGACCTACCCCACGCTGGAAGCCATGCAGAAGGCCGGCATGCTGCTGCTGGTGCATGGCGAGGTCACCAGCAGCGACATCGACCTGTTCGACCGCGAGGCTGTGTTCATTGAGCAGCAGCTCATGCCGTTGCGCCGCGACTTCCCCGAGCTCAAAATCGTCTTTGAGCACATCACCACCCAGGACGCGGCCGACTATGTGCGCGAGGCAGACCGGTTCACCGCCGCCACCATCACGGCGCACCACCTGCTGTACAACCGCAACGCCATCTTTACCGGTGGCATTCGCCCGCACTACTACTGCCTGCCCGTGCTCAAGCGCGAAACGCATCGCGTGGCCCTGGTGCAGGCCGCCACCAGCGGCAACGCCAAGTTCTTCCTGGGCACCGACAGCGCACCCCACCCCGCGCACCTCAAGGAGCATGCCACCGGCTGCGCAGGCTGCTACACGGCCCACGCCGCCATAGAGATGTATGCCGAGGCGTTTGACAACGCAGGTGCGCTCGACAAGCTTGAAGGCTTTGCCAGCTTTCACGGCCCCGACTTCTACAACCTGTCGCGCAACACCGGCACCATCACCCTGCGCCGCGAAAGCTGGACGCCACCGGACAGCTTTGCCTTCGGCGAGGCCGAGCTCAAGCCCTTGCGCGCGGGTGAAGCGCTGCCGTGGCGGCTGGTTTAG
- a CDS encoding DUF3025 domain-containing protein, translating into MAPWRANGEPVVQQILDGEAVHSALQAAPSAVGARIRFVPQTDLPDGTAYEQFIFDTGRVPTRDNLHDFFNGLVWLQFPLTKRRLNQLQAQAIAADGVRAVRGPLRDALTVLDENGAVLDAPAPLWQALAARDWRRLFVDLRPLWREARLVLFGHALLEKLVFPRKPITAHVYQAQAAIDLVASLDAWLAQELQPERLVAKPFVPLPVLGIPGWWPGNENFSFYDDSLVFRSAPRKSNHTMGSAAL; encoded by the coding sequence TTGGCACCCTGGCGCGCCAATGGTGAACCAGTAGTGCAGCAGATTCTGGATGGCGAAGCGGTGCACAGCGCGCTCCAGGCAGCGCCGAGTGCGGTTGGAGCGCGCATTCGTTTTGTCCCCCAAACCGACCTGCCCGATGGCACCGCCTACGAACAGTTCATCTTCGACACCGGCCGCGTCCCCACGCGCGACAACCTGCACGACTTTTTCAATGGCCTCGTCTGGCTTCAGTTTCCGCTGACCAAGCGGCGGCTGAACCAGTTGCAGGCGCAGGCCATCGCGGCCGATGGCGTGCGGGCCGTGCGCGGGCCCTTGCGCGATGCGCTCACGGTGCTGGACGAAAACGGCGCCGTGCTCGACGCGCCAGCGCCGCTGTGGCAGGCGCTGGCGGCGCGGGACTGGCGGCGGCTGTTCGTGGATCTGCGGCCGCTGTGGCGTGAGGCCCGGCTGGTGCTGTTCGGCCATGCGCTGCTGGAAAAGCTGGTATTTCCGCGAAAACCCATTACAGCGCATGTGTATCAAGCGCAGGCAGCTATTGATTTGGTAGCATCGCTCGATGCCTGGCTGGCGCAGGAGCTGCAACCCGAGCGCCTGGTGGCCAAGCCGTTTGTGCCATTGCCGGTGCTGGGGATACCCGGCTGGTGGCCCGGAAACGAGAACTTTTCCTTCTATGATGACTCCCTCGTCTTTCGCAGCGCGCCCCGCAAAAGCAATCACACCATGGGTTCTGCAGCGCTGTGA
- the htpX gene encoding protease HtpX codes for MKRIFLFLLTNVAVVAVLGIVASLLGVNRYLTANGLNLGALLGFAFVMGFGGAIISLLISKPMAKWSAGVQIIEQPRSADEAWIVETVRKFADKAGIGMPEVGIFEGDPNAFATGAFKNSALVAVSTGLLQGMTREEVEAVIGHEVAHIANGDMVTMTLIQGVMNTFVVFLSRVIGYAVDSFLNKNNENRSGPGIGYMVTTVVLDIVLGFVAAIIVAWFSRQREFRADAGATQLMGRRQPMINALARLGGMHPAELPKSMAAMGIAGGIGKLFSTHPPIEERIAALQNAQQQG; via the coding sequence ATGAAACGTATTTTTCTGTTCCTTTTGACCAACGTGGCCGTGGTGGCTGTGCTGGGCATTGTTGCCAGTCTGCTGGGCGTCAACCGCTATCTCACGGCCAATGGCCTGAACCTGGGCGCATTGCTGGGTTTTGCCTTTGTCATGGGGTTTGGCGGCGCCATCATCTCACTGCTGATCAGCAAGCCCATGGCCAAGTGGAGCGCGGGCGTGCAGATCATCGAGCAGCCGCGCAGCGCCGATGAGGCCTGGATTGTCGAGACCGTGCGCAAGTTTGCCGACAAGGCCGGCATCGGCATGCCCGAGGTCGGCATCTTCGAGGGCGATCCCAACGCCTTTGCCACGGGTGCGTTCAAGAATTCGGCGCTCGTGGCGGTGTCCACGGGCCTGCTGCAAGGCATGACGCGCGAGGAAGTGGAGGCCGTGATCGGCCACGAGGTGGCCCACATTGCCAACGGCGACATGGTCACCATGACGCTGATCCAGGGCGTGATGAACACCTTTGTGGTGTTCCTGTCGCGCGTGATCGGCTACGCGGTGGACAGTTTCCTGAACAAGAACAACGAAAACCGCTCGGGCCCCGGCATCGGCTACATGGTCACCACCGTGGTGCTCGACATCGTGCTGGGCTTTGTGGCGGCCATCATCGTGGCCTGGTTTTCGCGCCAGCGCGAATTCCGTGCCGACGCTGGCGCCACCCAGCTCATGGGCCGTCGCCAGCCCATGATCAACGCCCTGGCCCGCCTGGGGGGCATGCACCCCGCAGAGCTGCCAAAAAGCATGGCGGCCATGGGCATTGCCGGTGGCATTGGCAAGCTGTTCAGCACCCACCCGCCCATTGAAGAGCGCATTGCCGCTTTGCAGAACGCACAGCAGCAGGGCTGA